GCCTGCCCGTGATAAGTTTGATTTTGGCAAGCGAGATTTTGTTATACTCGCCCGCTATCCAATATTCCAGCATAGCCTTTTTCGCGCCCTCGGTCGCAATGGGCACGATTTTGACCGCGTTGGCTTTCGGGTCTTTCAATAAATAATGTGTAAGGCGGCCGTGTTTTTCTTTGGGCGCGCCCACAAGCACAGCCAAATAATATTTTTCAACCTCGCCTTCTCTTATCGCCTGTGATATCCTGGACGCCGCCTTGGAGGTCTTGGCAAACACCATAACGCCGC
This sequence is a window from Clostridiales bacterium. Protein-coding genes within it:
- a CDS encoding RNA pseudouridine synthase, which encodes MEVIYEDNHILVVVKPQNVPVMPDITKDKDMDTLCKEYVKHTAQKPGNVYLGLLHRLDRPTGGVMVFAKTSKAASRISQAIREGEVEKYYLAVLVGAPKEKHGRLTHYLLKDPKANAVKIVPIATEGAKKAMLEYWIAGEYNKISLAKIKLITGR